One stretch of Paenibacillus sp. FSL R5-0341 DNA includes these proteins:
- a CDS encoding methyl-accepting chemotaxis protein, with product MGLVQKKQKDSGEQVTKAEQVKPEKVQKVKKEKVVKSKTTGSGKRLFKIDRSKLKLGWIKTDWVKKQLKNRDWKNLGGSSFKQIRKANPVKSVGVKLFLIFFAGIMIFVVSLGLLSYSKAKGTIETNASRANQETIDQTKQKMDIILERFVDTSTQIFFDPEMQSLLQKMSDQNLTAYDTFINSSSINKQLSNVAFTNKSMEAIYLVPTDDTKSIMGTGSNSSSMGSIRQEAWYSELIEAGGYRWLPTEVKEDGSTPTFKIARSMKNLQGTTQSYVLVIELKLEVLEEQLKSLDLGPGAVLQLIAPDNKVVASSIPDRTGQDTELAFVKDLTEPAGSTNTEYTVDDKPTEMLAVYSTMETSNWKLVGMIPTSVLVQDAKGILTLTLWMALIDAGIAVLIGIWMVRMIARPLGKLKDLMQEGAKGNLKVRTPYSSKDEIGQLSSAFNLMMEQITKLVEQTNRSAQEVLDTASELSSASKKTAVSASEIAVATEEIAGGAGSLATEAERGNELTDNISRQMESVIAANEQMGDSARHVEKSSHTGSQHLNQLMTKTQKTEEMIGALVNKVDSLKESTSSVLKVLEVLQNITKQTNILSLNATIEAARAGAAGRGFMVVADEVRQLAAQSRQSIEMVGEITDKIMTEMNETVDALSAAYPLFKEQMDAVKDTNVIFASVQEQMGAFVERLGMVTGSIGDLNKSQSTLSEAMSNVSAVAEESSATSQEVASLSSEQQNISNQLVNLSGKLENVSTELKETLSRFTV from the coding sequence ATGGGATTGGTTCAAAAGAAGCAGAAAGACAGTGGGGAACAAGTGACAAAAGCCGAGCAGGTTAAGCCTGAGAAGGTTCAGAAAGTGAAGAAAGAAAAAGTAGTCAAAAGCAAAACGACAGGTAGTGGCAAAAGATTGTTCAAGATTGATCGTAGTAAACTCAAGTTGGGCTGGATCAAGACCGATTGGGTGAAGAAACAATTAAAAAACCGGGATTGGAAAAATCTTGGGGGGTCTTCTTTCAAACAGATTAGGAAGGCGAATCCGGTTAAATCCGTAGGGGTTAAACTGTTCTTGATCTTCTTTGCGGGGATTATGATTTTTGTAGTGAGTTTGGGTCTATTATCCTATTCGAAAGCCAAGGGTACCATAGAGACGAATGCATCACGTGCCAATCAGGAGACGATTGATCAAACCAAACAAAAAATGGACATCATTTTGGAGAGATTTGTGGATACATCCACACAGATTTTCTTTGATCCGGAAATGCAGTCCTTGCTACAAAAAATGTCAGATCAAAATCTGACTGCGTATGATACATTCATAAACTCAAGTTCAATCAACAAGCAACTGTCCAATGTTGCATTTACAAATAAATCTATGGAAGCGATTTATTTGGTACCTACGGACGATACAAAATCCATTATGGGTACAGGTAGCAACAGTTCATCCATGGGCAGCATTCGCCAGGAAGCATGGTACAGTGAGTTGATTGAGGCGGGCGGTTACCGCTGGCTTCCAACAGAGGTCAAGGAGGATGGCTCAACCCCAACGTTTAAAATTGCACGTTCGATGAAGAACCTGCAGGGAACAACCCAGTCGTATGTTTTGGTGATTGAACTGAAACTGGAGGTTCTGGAAGAACAATTGAAATCGCTTGATCTAGGACCAGGAGCTGTTCTGCAATTGATCGCTCCGGATAATAAAGTGGTTGCATCCTCCATCCCGGATCGTACGGGACAAGATACAGAGCTTGCATTTGTTAAAGATTTGACCGAACCAGCAGGTAGCACGAATACGGAGTATACGGTGGATGACAAACCTACTGAAATGCTGGCTGTATACAGCACGATGGAGACATCCAATTGGAAATTGGTTGGTATGATACCTACCTCTGTTTTGGTTCAGGATGCAAAAGGTATTCTGACTCTTACACTGTGGATGGCGCTGATTGATGCGGGTATTGCAGTGTTGATCGGGATATGGATGGTACGCATGATCGCTCGTCCACTTGGCAAATTGAAAGATCTGATGCAGGAAGGTGCGAAAGGTAATCTTAAAGTTCGTACCCCATATAGTTCCAAAGATGAAATTGGCCAGCTCTCATCCGCATTTAATCTGATGATGGAGCAGATTACGAAGCTGGTTGAACAAACCAATCGTTCTGCACAGGAAGTACTGGATACCGCATCCGAGCTAAGCAGTGCATCCAAGAAAACGGCTGTGTCTGCTTCTGAGATCGCTGTAGCTACAGAAGAAATTGCAGGTGGTGCTGGCAGTCTGGCAACGGAAGCGGAACGTGGCAATGAATTGACGGATAATATCTCTCGTCAGATGGAGAGCGTGATCGCTGCCAACGAACAGATGGGCGATTCTGCTCGTCATGTAGAGAAATCCAGTCATACCGGCTCACAACATCTGAATCAGTTGATGACCAAAACCCAGAAGACAGAAGAAATGATTGGTGCACTGGTGAATAAGGTTGATTCGCTGAAAGAGAGTACGTCTTCTGTTCTGAAAGTGCTTGAAGTGCTGCAAAACATAACAAAACAGACGAATATCCTTTCCCTGAATGCAACCATTGAAGCAGCACGTGCCGGTGCAGCCGGACGCGGATTCATGGTGGTGGCGGATGAGGTTCGTCAGCTGGCGGCTCAATCCAGACAATCCATTGAGATGGTTGGAGAGATCACAGACAAAATCATGACCGAAATGAATGAGACAGTAGATGCTTTGTCTGCAGCCTATCCGTTATTCAAGGAACAGATGGATGCGGTTAAAGATACCAACGTCATCTTCGCTTCCGTACAGGAACAGATGGGTGCATTTGTAGAACGTTTGGGCATGGTGACAGGTTCTATTGGAGATTTGAACAAATCTCAAAGTACGTTGTCTGAAGCGATGAGTAATGTCAGCGCCGTAGCTGAAGAATCTTCTGCAACGTCTCAAGAAGTAGCTTCCTTGAGCAGTGAACAGCAAAATATCAGTAACCAGCTGGTCAATCTGTCTGGCAAACTGGAGAACGTGTCCACTGAACTGAAAGAAACATTGTCACGCTTTACGGTGTAA
- a CDS encoding U32 family peptidase → METVAVQRKFSGKRNRLDKPELLAPAGNLEKLKFAIHYGADAVYIGGQAYGLRSNADNFSFEEMREGVEFAKKYGAKVFVATNIYAHNEDVEGIETYLQNLYNAGISAIIVADPAIIEVALRAVPGLEVHLSTQQSTLNWQAVKFWKDEGLPRVVLGRETSFEEIEEIKANVDIEIEAFIHGAMCSSYSGRCVLSNHFTDRDSNRGGCCQSCRWKYDLFEDAREDTVWVSEEDMQMQTPAPFKLGENQLPLFQEQDNSFSMGSKDLCMIGHIPELIDVGVDSFKIEGRMKSIHYVATVVNVYRQAIDAYMADPENYVLKPEWVEEMNKAANRPLNTGFFYDTPDHEDHIYEPEEKAVPFDFAGLVMGYDAETGMATIQQRNHFKPGQEIEFFGPGGHFFKQVVGEIQDEEGNVLDAARHPLQLIKMKVDQPVSYFDMMRKKK, encoded by the coding sequence ATGGAAACAGTGGCGGTACAGCGGAAGTTCTCGGGTAAACGTAACCGTCTGGACAAACCGGAGCTGCTAGCTCCGGCGGGTAATCTGGAAAAACTGAAATTTGCGATCCATTACGGTGCAGATGCCGTATATATCGGTGGACAGGCCTATGGACTGCGTTCCAACGCGGATAACTTTAGCTTTGAAGAGATGCGTGAAGGTGTGGAGTTTGCGAAAAAGTATGGAGCCAAAGTGTTCGTAGCGACAAACATCTATGCACATAATGAGGATGTTGAGGGTATCGAAACGTACCTGCAAAACCTCTATAATGCGGGAATCTCTGCGATCATCGTAGCCGATCCGGCTATCATTGAAGTAGCCCTTCGTGCTGTGCCGGGTCTTGAGGTACATCTGAGTACTCAACAATCCACACTTAACTGGCAAGCCGTGAAGTTCTGGAAAGATGAAGGACTCCCGCGTGTTGTTCTCGGACGTGAGACCAGTTTCGAAGAGATTGAAGAAATCAAAGCGAATGTGGATATTGAAATTGAAGCCTTTATTCACGGGGCGATGTGTTCATCGTATTCCGGACGCTGTGTGCTCTCCAATCACTTTACGGATCGGGACTCCAACCGGGGGGGCTGTTGCCAGTCTTGCCGCTGGAAGTATGATCTGTTCGAGGATGCGAGAGAAGATACAGTGTGGGTCAGCGAAGAGGACATGCAGATGCAGACACCTGCGCCGTTCAAACTGGGTGAGAACCAACTTCCCCTCTTCCAGGAACAGGACAATTCATTCTCCATGGGATCGAAGGATCTGTGCATGATTGGTCATATCCCCGAGTTGATTGATGTGGGTGTGGACAGTTTCAAGATCGAAGGACGCATGAAATCAATTCACTATGTGGCGACCGTAGTTAACGTATACCGTCAAGCGATTGATGCTTATATGGCTGACCCGGAAAATTATGTTCTGAAGCCTGAATGGGTTGAAGAAATGAACAAAGCAGCGAACCGTCCGCTCAATACCGGATTTTTCTATGATACACCAGATCATGAAGACCATATCTATGAACCGGAAGAAAAGGCCGTACCTTTTGACTTCGCTGGATTGGTCATGGGGTATGATGCTGAAACGGGAATGGCAACCATTCAACAGCGCAATCACTTCAAACCGGGACAGGAAATTGAATTTTTCGGTCCGGGAGGTCACTTTTTCAAACAGGTGGTCGGTGAAATACAGGACGAGGAAGGCAATGTTCTCGATGCTGCTCGTCACCCGTTGCAACTGATTAAAATGAAGGTAGATCAGCCGGTTTCGTACTTCGATATGATGAGAAAAAAGAAGTAG
- a CDS encoding peptidase U32 family protein: MSKKHELLVTAANVKEAEVLLQAGADALVIGDDRFGMRLPGSFSVEETAEVVAIAAKHQARVYVSMTNLMSNELLKELPEYVQALDKIGVDGVEFNDPSVLATMKEYAPHVKLHWNAEMTSTNYATANYWGTKGASRVVLARELNMDELTEMVPFLKVEAQVQVHGMTNIYHSKRSLVQSYMAHQGRPVEGHLGKERGLFLIEAERRDEKFPIYEDMNGTHIMSSEDICILEDLHLLMEAGVHSFKVEGMLKSLAYNEAVVRAYRAAIDSYVADADAYAFSEDWLAEVRQLQDPERELSFGFFYKEQVY; encoded by the coding sequence ATGAGTAAGAAACATGAACTGCTCGTTACAGCAGCGAATGTGAAAGAGGCAGAAGTGTTGCTTCAGGCTGGAGCAGATGCTTTGGTTATCGGAGATGATCGATTCGGCATGCGTCTCCCAGGTAGCTTCAGTGTGGAAGAGACAGCAGAGGTGGTTGCCATTGCAGCCAAACATCAGGCGCGTGTGTATGTATCCATGACTAATCTGATGTCCAACGAGCTGCTGAAAGAATTGCCTGAATATGTTCAGGCTTTGGATAAAATCGGTGTGGATGGTGTGGAGTTTAATGATCCATCTGTGCTGGCTACCATGAAGGAATACGCGCCACATGTCAAGCTGCACTGGAATGCAGAGATGACTTCAACGAACTATGCGACGGCCAACTATTGGGGAACCAAGGGAGCTAGTCGTGTTGTGCTTGCCCGTGAGTTGAATATGGACGAGCTGACGGAAATGGTTCCTTTTTTGAAGGTGGAAGCTCAGGTCCAGGTGCATGGTATGACGAATATTTATCATTCCAAGCGCAGTCTGGTGCAAAGTTATATGGCTCATCAAGGACGGCCGGTTGAGGGACATCTGGGTAAAGAACGGGGATTGTTCCTGATTGAGGCTGAACGCCGCGATGAGAAATTCCCGATCTATGAGGACATGAACGGCACGCACATTATGAGCTCCGAGGATATATGTATCCTCGAAGATCTTCATCTGTTGATGGAGGCGGGTGTGCACAGTTTCAAAGTTGAAGGCATGTTAAAATCGCTTGCTTACAATGAAGCTGTTGTACGTGCGTATCGGGCAGCGATTGACAGTTATGTAGCCGATGCCGATGCATATGCGTTCTCTGAAGATTGGCTCGCTGAGGTGCGGCAATTACAGGACCCTGAACGTGAATTGTCATTTGGATTTTTCTATAAAGAACAAGTGTATTAA
- the mltG gene encoding endolytic transglycosylase MltG — MKGKAIVVILLIIVVLAGGAGGYVWSMMRPVEASTEPVVFEIKSGSGTSKIADQLQEEGLIRSGLTFKGYLKWKKLGSNFMAGTYSMNPGVTYDEIVSKLSSGEVVPEEMVKFTIPEGYTVLQMAGKLSYEHVLDRDEFIKLANDPSAFDVDFVKDIPVDEELRYVLEGYLFPETYELKKGSSTQDVMQRMLEEFQTKINSIPDLEAKLQEKNLSLHELLTIASLVEKEVVVDEERALVAGVIYNRINQDMKLEIDATVQYLLDRPKERLFFKDLKVQSPYNTYLNKGLPPGPIASPSLPSIEAALNPEASEYLFYVTKKDGSSGHLFAKTYKEHQQNIAKSKAAQ, encoded by the coding sequence TTGAAAGGGAAAGCAATAGTAGTCATACTGCTTATCATTGTAGTTCTTGCCGGAGGCGCAGGTGGATACGTATGGAGTATGATGCGTCCTGTGGAAGCTTCTACAGAACCGGTCGTATTCGAGATTAAGAGCGGATCGGGAACTTCGAAAATCGCGGATCAGCTTCAAGAAGAAGGGCTCATTCGAAGCGGGTTAACCTTCAAAGGGTATTTGAAGTGGAAAAAACTAGGTTCTAATTTCATGGCGGGTACATATTCTATGAATCCTGGCGTGACATATGACGAGATTGTTAGCAAGCTGAGTAGTGGTGAAGTTGTACCAGAAGAAATGGTGAAGTTTACAATTCCGGAGGGTTATACCGTGCTGCAAATGGCGGGTAAGCTTTCTTATGAGCATGTTCTTGATCGGGATGAATTCATCAAGCTGGCCAATGATCCTTCGGCCTTCGATGTGGATTTCGTCAAAGATATTCCAGTGGATGAAGAACTTCGGTATGTACTGGAAGGATATCTGTTCCCGGAGACATATGAGCTGAAAAAGGGAAGTTCCACGCAGGATGTGATGCAACGGATGCTGGAAGAATTCCAGACGAAGATCAATTCCATTCCTGATCTGGAAGCCAAGCTCCAGGAAAAGAACCTTTCTCTGCATGAGCTGCTGACGATTGCGTCACTGGTGGAGAAAGAAGTTGTCGTGGATGAGGAACGTGCTTTGGTTGCAGGTGTGATCTACAATCGCATCAATCAGGATATGAAGCTGGAGATCGATGCTACCGTGCAATATCTGCTCGACAGGCCGAAGGAGCGATTGTTTTTCAAGGATCTGAAGGTGCAAAGTCCCTACAATACGTATCTGAACAAAGGCTTGCCACCAGGTCCAATTGCCAGTCCAAGTCTTCCATCCATCGAGGCAGCGCTAAATCCGGAAGCTTCGGAGTATCTGTTCTATGTGACGAAAAAGGATGGTTCGTCCGGACATTTGTTTGCCAAAACGTATAAGGAACATCAGCAAAATATAGCCAAAAGTAAGGCTGCGCAATAA
- a CDS encoding DUF1292 domain-containing protein has product MTEYSRKDLKWTDSLRLAFGAHVELEEENGKSQPYDLLAEFEVGGQQYAVLRSSLRPYDEVELLRVSPGSEDQIMPELVTIDDDDEWENISELYDECTLPIDED; this is encoded by the coding sequence ATGACGGAATATAGCCGCAAAGACCTGAAATGGACAGATTCACTGCGTCTGGCATTCGGTGCTCATGTTGAGCTCGAAGAAGAGAACGGTAAATCACAACCGTATGACTTGTTGGCTGAGTTCGAAGTCGGCGGTCAGCAATACGCGGTGCTCCGCAGTTCGTTGCGACCTTATGACGAGGTTGAACTTCTGCGGGTATCGCCTGGAAGTGAAGACCAGATCATGCCGGAGTTAGTTACGATTGACGATGATGATGAGTGGGAGAACATCTCGGAACTGTATGATGAATGTACACTCCCCATTGACGAAGATTAA
- a CDS encoding DUF1292 domain-containing protein, with amino-acid sequence MAEDQLGMEEEAEIIYIADDEGNEEEFEVIMKFEVDGSEAKYMMVAPVEPEDGETDVYAFRYEEEGDDIKLFVIQDDAEWDIVEETFNTFLAEDEEEAN; translated from the coding sequence ATGGCTGAAGATCAACTGGGTATGGAAGAAGAAGCGGAAATTATTTACATTGCGGATGACGAGGGTAATGAAGAGGAATTTGAAGTCATCATGAAGTTTGAAGTAGATGGTTCGGAGGCCAAGTACATGATGGTTGCTCCGGTTGAACCTGAAGATGGCGAAACGGATGTATATGCATTCCGTTATGAAGAAGAGGGCGACGATATTAAACTTTTCGTCATCCAAGATGATGCCGAGTGGGATATCGTCGAGGAGACGTTTAATACATTTCTTGCTGAAGATGAAGAGGAAGCGAACTAA
- the ruvX gene encoding Holliday junction resolvase RuvX: protein MKILGLDYGDRRIGVAASDAFGWTAQGLEVLERRRDEGEFARIAELVREHEISEIVVGLPKNMNGTVGPRGEICIAFAERLRDELNLPVHLWDERLTTMAAERTLIEADVSRKKRKQVVDKMAASLILQNYLDANSRR, encoded by the coding sequence ATGAAAATATTAGGTTTGGACTATGGGGACCGAAGAATCGGAGTTGCCGCGAGTGACGCCTTCGGTTGGACTGCCCAGGGATTGGAAGTGCTAGAACGCCGCCGTGATGAAGGCGAGTTCGCTCGGATTGCCGAACTTGTGCGTGAGCATGAGATTAGTGAGATCGTAGTCGGACTTCCCAAAAACATGAACGGCACCGTAGGACCGCGCGGTGAGATATGTATTGCTTTTGCCGAACGCCTGCGGGATGAACTGAATTTACCTGTTCACCTTTGGGATGAACGGCTGACAACCATGGCAGCAGAACGTACGCTGATTGAAGCGGATGTCAGTCGGAAAAAACGCAAGCAGGTTGTGGACAAAATGGCCGCAAGCTTGATTTTGCAAAATTATTTGGATGCCAATAGTAGAAGGTGA
- a CDS encoding IreB family regulatory phosphoprotein gives MDSMDKTVKFNVKGDEQEASSKEILLTVYDALVDKEYNPINQIVGYLISGDPAYIPRHNNARSLVRKKERDELIEELVRSYLANHR, from the coding sequence ATGGACTCCATGGATAAGACGGTTAAATTTAATGTGAAAGGTGACGAACAGGAAGCATCATCCAAAGAGATTCTTCTCACGGTATATGATGCATTGGTCGATAAGGAGTATAATCCGATCAACCAAATTGTTGGGTATCTGATTTCCGGAGACCCGGCATACATTCCTCGTCACAACAACGCACGTAGTCTGGTCCGTAAAAAGGAGCGCGATGAGCTGATTGAAGAGCTTGTACGTTCCTATCTGGCCAATCACCGGTAA